Proteins encoded by one window of Salmonirosea aquatica:
- a CDS encoding DUF5694 domain-containing protein: MSKKRYILSVALIILTLNPIFSQNSPKTEILLVGFDHLGQMDNGTPSSDIFSPKKQKEIIKLTEKLRTFSPDQIMVEKEPSEQKQVDSLYKAYRENTLKLSEIEYGSSETYQIGFRLAKMLNLETVYGIDHYESTSQSLLSSGKNIDIFKNGLLELMNTARPMKKKVQQDSLSIYDYIKTINQPKFIDLSHNLIFNLPAYVINGKFSENGTNTVDIGKIDEKYIGAEYITLFYNRNLKIYSNILNAQLDHNSKRIFLIMGQLHIGVLKDLLEANPNYKIITTSEYLN, encoded by the coding sequence ATGAGTAAAAAAAGATATATCCTGTCAGTAGCTTTAATAATTTTAACCTTAAATCCAATTTTTTCACAAAATAGTCCAAAAACAGAGATTTTACTAGTTGGATTTGATCATTTGGGTCAAATGGATAATGGGACACCTTCCTCAGATATTTTCAGCCCCAAAAAACAAAAAGAAATTATTAAGCTTACCGAGAAGCTTCGGACCTTTTCACCAGACCAAATAATGGTTGAAAAAGAACCCAGTGAACAAAAACAGGTGGATAGTTTGTATAAAGCTTATAGGGAAAATACTTTGAAACTTTCTGAAATAGAATACGGCTCTTCAGAAACGTATCAAATTGGTTTCAGGCTGGCCAAAATGTTAAACTTAGAAACCGTTTACGGTATTGATCATTATGAATCGACTTCTCAATCTTTATTAAGTTCTGGTAAGAATATAGATATTTTCAAAAATGGATTACTGGAACTCATGAATACTGCAAGACCAATGAAAAAGAAAGTCCAGCAAGATAGTCTTTCCATTTATGACTATATAAAAACAATAAACCAACCAAAATTTATCGACCTCTCTCACAACCTGATTTTTAACTTACCTGCTTATGTGATAAACGGCAAATTTTCGGAAAATGGAACTAATACAGTCGATATAGGTAAAATAGATGAGAAATATATTGGAGCGGAATATATTACTTTATTTTATAACAGAAATCTAAAAATATACTCAAACATACTAAATGCCCAGCTGGATCATAATTCAAAGCGAATCTTTTTGATTATGGGACAATTGCACATTGGCGTGTTAAAAGATTTACTCGAAGCCAATCCTAATTATAAGATTATTACTACTTCAGAATATCTTAATTAG